The nucleotide window GCCGATGCCGCGGCACTGCCCGCCATGCAGGCGACACGCCCTCCGGAAGGCTGAGCCGCCCTACCCGCCGGCCGCGCCGTCCATGGCCGCGGTCAGCCGCCGGGCCGATGCCGGCGCCATCGCCAGGCCGTTGCGGTAGTGCCCGGTGTTCCACCACAGGCCGGGGCGCGTGGCGTCGGCACCGATCACCGGCTCGCCATCGGTGATGCCGGGCCGCAGACCCGACCACTGCTGCACCACCGTGGCCCCGCGCAGTTCCGGCAGCCAGCGCTCCGCGCTGTCGCGCAGCCGCACGCGCGCGGACGCGGTGACGGTCTTGTCGAAACCGGCGTCCTCCAGCGTCGCACCGAGCAGACAGCGCCCGTCCGCCCGCACCACCAGATAGCTGTCCGGAAGCAGCCAGACGCCGGCGGGCAGTGGTCGCGGTGTCGCCAGCAACAGCATCTGCCCGCGCACCGGGGTAACCGGGGGCGCGTCGGGCACGATGCCGCCGCTCCACGCCCCGGTGGCGAGCACCACGTCGGCGCCATCCAGCACCAGCGTCTCCCCGTCCCGCCGGGCCTCGACGCCGGTCACGCGCCCGTCGCCATCGACACGCAGCCGCCGCATGGCCGCATGCTCCAGCACCGTCACGCCGATGCCCGGCAGCGCCATGCGCAGCGCCTTCACCAGGCGCGGATTGCGGATCTGCCCGAACCAGGGCATACGCAGCCAATCGATGCCGCGGTCGCGCTCCCAAGTGTAGGCCAGCCCCTGCCGCTCCAGCCAGTCCGTGGCGCGGGCGTGGCAGCGCGGATCGTGCAGCCGTGCGCCGCATTCGAGGAACTGGACGTCGATGCCGGTGGCGCGCAGCAGCGTGTCGGCCAGGGCGGGATACAGCGCGCGGCTCTCCACGCACAACCGCCAGATCGAGGCCGGATAGTCCCAGGGCCGCATTGGTGCCAGCAGGCCGGCGCCCGCCCAGGACGATTCGGCGCCGGCGAGCCCGCGGTCGAGTACCGCCACGCGCCGCCCGCTCTGCGCGAGGGCCAGTGCCGAGCACATGCCGACCGCCCCGCCGCCGACGACGATGGCGTCATGGCGCGGCGCGTTCATGGCCGCCCCGCTTCGGACGGCGCGCGCTTCCGGGGCGCGGCGGGTGCGACGCCGAGCGCGTCCCGCGCGATCCGCTCAGCCACCGCCGCGCAGCGAGGTGCTGCGCTCTTCGAGGGCTCGCGCCAGATTGCGCGGCAGCGAGAAGACGACGTCCTCGCGCACGCCCTGCTGCTCGTCCACGGTGTGTCCGCCCAGCGCGCGTAGTCGCTCCACGACCTGCTGGACGAGCACCTCCGGTGCCGACGCGCCGGCCGTGACGCCGACGGTGGCGGTCCCGGCGAGCCATTCCGGCTGGATGTCGGTCGGCCCGTCGATCAGGTAGGCGCGCGCGCCGCATGCCGCGGCCAGCTCGCTGAGGCGGTTCGAGTTCGAGCTGTTGCGCGAACCCACCACCAGCACCAGCTCGGCCTTCTCCGAGAGGCTGCGCACCGCATCCTGCCGGTTCTGCGTGGCGTAGCAGATATCGTCCTTGCGCGGCCCGGAAATCTGAGGGAAGCGCCCGCGCAGCGCATCGATGATGCGGGCGGTGTCGTCCATCGACAGCGTGGTCTGCGTCACGAAGGCGAGCCGGTCGGGATCGCCGATGTCCAGCCTCGCGACGTCGTCGG belongs to Algiphilus sp. and includes:
- a CDS encoding FAD-dependent oxidoreductase; the protein is MNAPRHDAIVVGGGAVGMCSALALAQSGRRVAVLDRGLAGAESSWAGAGLLAPMRPWDYPASIWRLCVESRALYPALADTLLRATGIDVQFLECGARLHDPRCHARATDWLERQGLAYTWERDRGIDWLRMPWFGQIRNPRLVKALRMALPGIGVTVLEHAAMRRLRVDGDGRVTGVEARRDGETLVLDGADVVLATGAWSGGIVPDAPPVTPVRGQMLLLATPRPLPAGVWLLPDSYLVVRADGRCLLGATLEDAGFDKTVTASARVRLRDSAERWLPELRGATVVQQWSGLRPGITDGEPVIGADATRPGLWWNTGHYRNGLAMAPASARRLTAAMDGAAGG
- the ispH gene encoding 4-hydroxy-3-methylbut-2-enyl diphosphate reductase translates to MKILLANPRGFCAGVDRAIDIVERALEAFGGPIYVRHEVVHNRFVVDDLRAKGAVFVEEVDEIPDGALCIFSAHGVSQAVREAAASRDLTVFDATCPLVTKVHIEVTRYAREGREVILIGHAGHPEVEGTMGQFDASHGGRIMLVETPDDVARLDIGDPDRLAFVTQTTLSMDDTARIIDALRGRFPQISGPRKDDICYATQNRQDAVRSLSEKAELVLVVGSRNSSNSNRLSELAAACGARAYLIDGPTDIQPEWLAGTATVGVTAGASAPEVLVQQVVERLRALGGHTVDEQQGVREDVVFSLPRNLARALEERSTSLRGGG